Proteins from a genomic interval of Rhipicephalus microplus isolate Deutch F79 chromosome 6, USDA_Rmic, whole genome shotgun sequence:
- the LOC142764813 gene encoding uncharacterized protein LOC142764813: MKAVMAHDVQVLYSLHGRKGKRAFVNLRLCRLVTDVICQKAGCDQAEALNFIRRWLPGSGDRCGGRKRRFREAFVVEQPDDPHSQSADYRLLAAAGFLPSHSSQGLDSTTVTVPPTQPDLQ; this comes from the exons atgaaggctgtaatggcacatgacgtgcaagtgctgtacagccttcatggcagaaaagggaaaagggcctttgtgaacctgaggctctgtagattagtgacag atgtcatctgccaaaaagcagggtgcgaccaggccgaggccctcaactttattaggaggtggctgccagggtctggtgatcgctgtgggggcaggaagcggcgcttcagagaagcatttgttgtggagcagcccgatgatccccactctcagagtgcagattatcggctgctcgcggcagctggcttcctgcccagccacagcagccagggccttgacagcaccactgtcactgtgcccccaacgcaacctgacctgcagtag